The DNA window TGGACGAGATGGATCTCGAGACGGACGTGCACACGGCGGAAGAgcaggtggaggaggaggagaagggatggaaggcaaaggcaaagagcgCTTTTGGATGGTTGTTTTGAGCATAGCGTTGTTGTCGTTTCTGCCCTTTTCTGCTCTTTTATCCCTGTTAAATCGTCGCAATGACGAAAACCGCCCGTGGGTTGGCAGCCTCGTGGATTTGTACAAAGCCGTTGGATAACGATACCTTTGAATATTTTTAATGATTGCACATGATTCGCCTCATATACGGCTGTGCCCATGAGGTAAACCTTTGTCATTGGTGACATGAAAGCCTAAAACCAGCCCGCCTGATGCTCCAAAAATGCTGTTAATGTTCAGAAAAGCCCCCaaggcagcaaagaaaacaaagaaccTTTTCCAACCCTTCCCAGCCAACGATCCCGGCTCAGATCATGCACCAACGCCCCGCCTTTTTCGTGTttcgctgccattggcctcgcaagcattgcagcagcttccaacCTTCACGCCGATGCAATCACCGACGCCTCTGCTCTCTCGGCCATTGAATCCGACGTCATCTCCCTGCTCATCTCCCTGCTCTTCCGCTTGCACAGCTCTGCGTGATGTGGCGGAATCAAGTTGTACAAGATGCCCATCATGATGCCCGCCACCGCCGGCCCAAACCAGTAAATCCACTGATCTAAGCAATCATTAGCGATTTGTTATATCTGTGATAACCAGATAAGGGCTTCAAAACAACTCACACGACAAGTCCATTCTCGCAATTCCGTTTCCAAAGCACTTTGCCGGGTTCATCTGCGCCCCCCGCATAGCCTGGAATAATGCCGCTCGTCGAAAAGCTCACCAGCCCCAGCGATGCGCCGACGAGCGCAGGACCCATCCGCGGCCCAAACAGCGCTGCTTGGCGAGGATCGAGGCCGACGCCAAAGGCCAGGAAGAGCAGCACAAACGAGGCAAAAGTCTCGTTGAGGTAGATCTGGCCGGGGTTGGCCTGCGACGGGTCGTaccagcagccgccgccacggaCACTAGCAGGAGCAATAAGTAGGTTGTCGTTGTAGATGCAAAGACATTTGGAGTACATACGCTATTGCTCGTTCCTTACCCCAGATGCCGAGGAGGATTCCTCCGCCGAGGGCACCGCCAGCGGTCTGGCCAACGAGGTATAGCAAGCCTGGATGGGAGCATTGTTAGCCAGTAAACAAAATGCGAATTCGCACATCCATAGACACGCGTAATTTACACCGCGGCTTCAAACTGTGACCAGTAGAAAGCTATCCAGTGAGAGAGGGCAAATTAAACTAAAAACGAAACACAAACACACCTCTGGGCACCGAACACAGCCCCGTCAGCACCGCCGCAAACGTAATCGTCGGATTCATGTGCCCTCCCGACGCTGGCGCAACGGCGTATATGAAAGTCGCTATCAAGACGAGGTTGGAGATGCCAATGTAGGCGCCAAGCTGGGGCGTGCCGTACGTCGAGATGGTTGCGACAATCTGGCCCGACACAAAGACCTGGCAGCAAGTGGCAATCAATTCGACGACCTGAGGcgttgaagaaagaaattaTTGTGTTAGCAGCTACTCCCAAACTTTCAATTGCCTCTCAAAGCATTATTTGAGGCTTCAAAATAACAGTCAAAAGCAATCCAATTGACGTACGGCAGATCTCCACAACGCCGGCTCAAACCACTGTCCCACGAAATAGTCCCGTCTGCGATACCACGGCGTCAGCCGCACCGCCTGGGGCCGCACCAGCGGCGCAAACGATCCGTCAAAGGCCGCCAGATCCATCTTGTGAGTGGCAGCCGGCGTGGAAGAGTTGGAGAGCGACACGGCCGAGGAAGCCGCTCGAGCTTGCGTCGTGCCTCGTTCGCGGTCGGCGGGCAGTGGTTTCTCTTGTAGCGGCTCCATGCTTTCTCTATTCAAAAGCCTCCTTCTGGGGGAAGCAGTCTTGCGCGAGACTGAGACTTCTTAAGCGTTCAATTAGAAGGAATCAGACAGCGGATATATACCCCGGGCTTTTGAAAGATGCGGAATCCAATTAGTACCAGGAtc is part of the Trichoderma atroviride chromosome 1, complete sequence genome and encodes:
- a CDS encoding uncharacterized protein (EggNog:ENOG41~TransMembrane:4 (i113-133o160-181i206-226o238-262i)), which encodes MEPLQEKPLPADRERGTTQARAASSAVSLSNSSTPAATHKMDLAAFDGSFAPLVRPQAVRLTPWYRRRDYFVGQWFEPALWRSAVVELIATCCQVFVSGQIVATISTYGTPQLGAYIGISNLVLIATFIYAVAPASGGHMNPTITFAAVLTGLCSVPRGLLYLVGQTAGGALGGGILLGIWGKERAIAVRGGGCWYDPSQANPGQIYLNETFASFVLLFLAFGVGLDPRQAALFGPRMGPALVGASLGLVSFSTSGIIPGYAGGADEPGKVLWKRNCENGLVVSVDLLVWAGGGGHHDGHLVQLDSATSRRAVQAEEQGDEQGDDVGFNGRESRGVGDCIGVKVGSCCNACEANGSETRKRRGVGA